DNA from Nocardioides seonyuensis:
GCCATGGCCTCGTGGCGCGACTCGGTGCCCTTGAGCTCGTCGCGGTAGCGCGAGATCAGCAACAAGGCGTAGTTGGTGCCGGCGCCGAAGACGAGCACGCTCTGGATCCCGACCGTCGACTCGTCCCACGAGAGGTTGAGAGGCCCCTGCAGCCGCTCCAGGACGTTGGTCGCGACGATCGCGGCGAAGCGGTCGGCGATGCCGACCACCGTCAGCGGGATCAGCCACAGCACCGGGCTGCGGTAGGTCAGGATCAGCAGGAACGCGACCACCCCGGCGGTGGAGAGAAGCAGGCGCAGGTTGGCACCGTCGAAGACCTGGCCGATGTCGGCCTGGATTCCCGCGGGGCCCGTGACCTGGACGTCGACTCCCTCGGGGGCCTCCTCGCGCAGCTGTTCGCGCAGGTCGGTGACCTTGTCGATGTTCTCGGTGTTGGACTTCGAGGCGACCGGCAGCACGGCGTACGCCGCGGAGCCGTCCTCGGCCACCGTCAGCGGGGACTCGGCGCCCTCGCCGGGCGGGCCGCCCTCCGCCCCCGGCTGGCCGCCCTCGGCCCCCGGCATGCCGCCCTCGGAGCCGGGCTGTCCCTGCCCGCCGTCCGTGGCACCGGCAGTCGCCTCGGAGAGCAGTCCGACCGTCTGCTCGGTCAGCACGCCCACCCGGTCCTCGCCCAGGGGCTCGCCGTCCTCGGAGGACCACAGCACGATGGCCACCATGCCGTCGGACTTGGGCAGCGACTCGGCCAGCTCGATCGCCTTGGTGCTGTCGGCACCCGCCGGCCGTGAGTCGGTCGGCTTGATGTCGCGCTCCCCCTCTGCCACCCCGCCGACGACGAGCACGGCGAGGATGAGGGGAATCAGCGCCACCAGCCACGCCGTACGGCGTCCGGTGACGAAGCGGGTGAATGCAGACATCGTGGCCTCCGACGGGGGACAAGCGAGCCGGGAATGTGGTCAAGGAACTTGATTGCTAATGAAGTTAGCAATACGGTCAAGGAGTCAACAAGTCCTGACCCGGGGGGTGAGATGAGCCACGAGTCCGGACCAGCCATGCCGACCGGCTGGGCGGAGACCGAGAGCCTCCTGGCGCTGCGCGAGATGATCGCCGTGAGCGAGCGCATCAACCGTGTGGTCGCGCGCCGGGCACAGCTCGGCGAGAGCGAGCTGGTGACCCTGTCCCACCTCAGTCGCGAGCAGATCGGCCCGGCCGAGGTGGCGCGTCGGCTCGACGTCTCGACCGCGGCTGCGACCGGCATCGTCGACCGGCTGGTCGCCCGCGGCCACGTCGAGCGGCGCCCGCACGCCGGGGACCGTCGTCGTACCGAGCTGGTCATCACCGAGTCCGGCCGAGGAGAGGTCGTGGCCCACCTGCTGCCGATGTTCGTCGCTCTCGACCGGCTCGACCGGTCCTTCAGCCCCGAGGAGCGGGAGGTGGTGGCGCGCTACCTCCGGGGCGTGACAGGGGCCTACCAAGCGGTGCTGGCCGAAGGCTCGGAGCGGCCGACCGTCTAGTGACGTGACCCCCGGGAGCGTCGTGCCCGGTCACCGGCTGCGGCGAAGGACCGCACGGCACGGTGGAGAGGGGAGTCCGAGGCCTCCGCGGCGAAGGCGACCACCGCGTCCGGGATGACCGGCTCCGGCACCTCGTGCACTCGCCGAGCGAGCACCTCGACGAGTCCGCCCAGCTCAGCAGGTGGGTCGGCCCTCCTCAGGCCCGAGTCGAGGATCTGGATCGCCACCGGCCACAGACCGACCATGGCGCCGCGAAGGAACGCGTGCTCCCAGCCGCGGCCGTCACCGAGGACCCGGGCACGGTCGTCCCAGCCGGCCTCGCACGCTGTCACGGCGGCGGTCCCGTCGAGACGACCCTGCGCGCTCAGGCGTGCCAGGACCTCGAGGTCGTACGACGTCATCTCCTGGTGGACGTACTTGTCGGGCTCCCCCCTGAGTGCCTCGAGGACGTGGGCCCACACGGCCGGGTCCAGGGGACCACCGACGTCGGCGAGCGTGTGGTTGCGGCCCTGCGACCGGAAACCATGACCGAGCACCAGCAGGGGGCGGCCGGGCAGCAGGTAGGGCGCGAAGGCGCCGTGCTCCCCGCGAGTCAGCGCGGCCGCGAACCCCGGCCTGGTCGCCACGGCGTCGCAGGACTCCCAGGGCACCGGCGGCGACACCCGAACCGGGTCGGACGGCTCGTCCACAAGGGTGACGTCGAGGGTGCCCGCGAGCCACGACCGGACGGTGGCCGAGGCCGACGTGGTGAGGGCACCCCCCGGAGTGGTCACCGTTGCCGCTGTGGGCACCTCACCGGCCACGCGGGCGGCATCCGCAGGTGTGCCGTTGCGCAGCCGGTGGAGTGCGACGAGCACGTCCACGGGGCCGACACAGGTGGCCTCGGCGAGGCGGCTGAGGAGGTCATTGACGCACAGCGTCCCGTCCGACTTGCAGGGGGCGCTGACCATGCTCCCCCCGGCCTCCGCGACCAGAAGCACCTCCAGGGTGTGCAGCATCTCGAGACGGATCCGGGTCCCCAGGGAGGCCGCCCACCATCTCCCGATCACCGGCGGGTCCTGGTCGAGCAGCGAGGCCGGGGTCTCCCGCCGGAACCTCTCGCCGGACTCGGCGTACGTCATCGTCTCGGCCCAGATCTCACGCACTTCTACGGTCGAGATGCCGCGGGCGGCGACCCGCCAGTAGACCTCCGGCGTCACGACGCCCGACACCCACGCCTCGATGGCACGGGTCGTCGTGCACTCGGGGTTCAGGGCGCGGAATCCCGACATCGCCTCGCGCACGTTGGCTGCGCCGTGAAGGCGGATGAGCGCCGCGAGCTCATCGAGCAGGAACTGCTTCCGCGTTACGGAACGAGGCTGGCTCTCGTGCTTGACGCGGTTCAGCCGCTTGGGAAGGCTCTCGAGATCACGCCTCACGGGCAGCGACAACCGCTGGGGGTCCGACTCGGTGCGTTCGACCCACAGCCCCAGGTGATCGGGCACCGGCTCGGCGGCAGCAGCTGGGCCGGGGTCGTAGTCATCGGGGGGTGTGCGAGCCAGCCGCGCACCGAGCTCGTGCGCCTGTCGTCCCGCGTCCGTGTGCCCGTCCCTGGCCAGCTGGGCGAGTAAAGGAGGCAGGTCGCTCGGCCCGGGCGTCTCGGCGGCGTAGTGGGCGAGCATCCGCAGGAACGCCGACAGACCCGGCGTCGTCGACGAACGCGCCACGGACGCTTCCGCAGTCCCCATCGCCACCGGCCACACCTGGCTCATGGCCCCGCCCAGGACGAGCGCCCCGAAGTAGCGAGCAGCACGCTCGAGGTTCAGGCTGCCGGTGACCAGGAGCTCGTGCGAGACGGTGAGGAGGTCGCGGGCCTCGAGGTCGCCCTCAGCCAGGGCCGTGAGGACCTTCTCGGTTAGGCGCTCGTCCGGCACACCGGGTCTGGTGCTGAGATGGGACATCCAGCGGTGACGTAAGGAGTCGTAGGCGAAGGGCCGCTCGGGCAGCCCCGGCACGGCCATCGGCCGCAGGCCCCAGAGCCCACTCGGCCCTTGGTCGATGCTGGGGTCGATCAGCGGTGGAGGCGCGCCGGCCATGCCGCGCTTTCTGTCTATCGACACGAGGAGTCCGGGATCCGTCTCCCTCGCGGCCAAGACGTCCAGCGCGACGAGCAGCTCGTTGTGATCGAAGTATCCCCCGTCACCGTAAGGGACGAGCCTCTTCAGGAACGCGCGGCGCAGCGACTTCTCCGGACGATCCGCGACAGCGGCGGCGAGCTCCGCGAGCTCCTCCTTGGAGGTGGCGCGATCCAGGACGACCGGGAGGGCAACTGCGGCGTCAGCCGTGCCGCCGGAGGCCAGCGCCTCCTCCAAGAGAGCCTGGGCAATGGCCTCGTCAGCCCGAGACAGGTCCCTCACCCAGGTGATGAGGGCGGCCGCGTCGCCCGCCGCCAGGAGAGCTCGAAGCCGTTCCTCCACGTCCTGCTCGCCCCCGGTCTCCATCCGATCAGCGATCGTGCCTAGAGCCGGAGGCTCGCCCCTCACTGTCGCTCACTCCCGCCAGGGCAGCCCCCACGATGCCGGCGCGGTTCTGCAGCTCGGCGGGGATGATGCGCGTCTCGATGTCGATGAGGTGGCCGAAGTCGGCCCAGGCCTTGCTCACCCCGCCGCCGACGACGAAGAGGTCGGGGGTGAAGAGCCGCTCGAGGTGGCGGTAGTAGGCGGTGAGCCTCACGGCCCACTCCTCCCACGACAGCCCCTCGCGCTCGCGGGCGCTGGTGGCGGCGCGCTTCTCGGCCACCTCGCCGTCGAGGAAGAGGTGCCCCAGCTCGGAGTTGGGCACCAGGACCCCGTCGTTGATGAGGGCGGAGCCGATGCCGGTGCCCAGGGTGGTCAGCAGCACCAGGCCTTGGTGGCCCTTCGCCGCACCGAACGTGACCTCGGCCAGGCCCGCGGCGTCGGCGTCGTTGATGACGTGGACGTCACGCCCCAGCGCCTCGGTGAAGACGGCGTCGGCGTCGACGCCGATCCACGACTGGTCGATGTTGGCGGCGGAGAGCACCACCCCGCGTCGGATCACTCCTGGCACCGTCACCCCGACGGGGGTCGTCGACTCCGGGAACCTGCCGACGATCTCGCGGAACACGTCGGCGACCGCGTCGGGCGTGGCGGGTCGGGGCGTGGCGATTCGCACCCGGTCAGCGGCGAAGTCGCCCTTGTCGAGGTCGACCGGCGCGCCCTTGATGCCGGTGCCGCCGAAGTCGATGCCGAAGGGGTGGTCCGTCATGGCACCCAACCTAACGGTCAGCTGCCGAGCAGGTCGCCGATGATGCCGCCGCCCCCGCCGCCGCTCTTCTGCCCGCCCTGCGTGGAAGCGGTCCACTCGCTGGGCTGTACGACGACGAAGCCGGGACCGTGGAAGGAGTACTGGAACGCCTCGCCGGACCCGCCACGCAGCATGGACTTCATGTTCATGCTGCTGACGACGCTGGGGACGAGGTTCGCCGACCAGGCGACGCAGGCGTTGACGTCGACATAGGTGGGCTGCTGGCTGCAGTCGAGGACCACCGGCTTGCCGACGGTGCACAGGGCGACGGTGCCGGACCCCTTGACGGTCGTGTTGAAGAGGCCACCAGCCATCATGCCGGCGCCCTTGGTGCGGTTGATGTCCCACTCGAGGGTGGAGTCGAAGGCGAGCAGGTTGCGGCCGTTGACGGAAATCCCGTCGCCGCCGCCCTGGATGCCGCCGTCGAGCTGGATCAGGTAGACGTAGCCTGCCTCGTTGGCGAAGAACACCTCGCCCTGCCCGGACACACGCATCAGCGGCATGTCCTCGCTGGTGACCATCTTCTTCAGCAGCTTGCCCATGCCGCCGGCCTTCTCGTGGTCGAAGCGGACCTGGCCCTGGTAGGCGACCATCGCTCCCTTCACCGCCAGGACGTCGGGGCCGAGCGAGACGCGCAACAGCTGGTCGTTCTGGAGGCCGAAACGCTGGCCGTCGGGGATCTCGAGGTTGCCCTGGTCGAAGAGTTCGCTCTGCACGCCGCCAGCCTGCCAGAACCCGCTTGCGCTGTAACGAGCGAACCCGATCGTCGCTTGACAGGCAAGACGCTCTTGTCAACCTGCTTTACAGATCCTATGGTCTTGTAAACCTGACTTCCGGCCCAGACTCCCGAGGAGGAGCCATGCCCGGCTATCCCACCCGTTCCGTCCCCGACCGTCTCTCCCCCAGCGGCACCGTCCCCGAGGGCACCACCGCGCTGTGGAAGGACCGCAAGCGCTACCTCTGGCTGATCGGTCTCGTGGTGCCCAGCCTCGCCTTCGTCGCTCTCGCAGGCCATGCCCTCACCGGTTGGGGCGTGTGGTTCTGGCTCGGCCCGATCGTGATCCTGATCGTGGTCCCGGCGATCGACCTGATCGCGGGCCTCGACCGGTCCAACCCGCCCGACGACGTCATCGAGGCCCTCGAGGCCGACCGCTACTACCGCTGGATCACCTACCTGTTCCTGCCGATCCAGTACGCCGGCTTCATCGGCGCGATGGCGGTGATCGCCGGCTACGACCCCTTCGGCATCGCCGGTGACATCAGCCTGATCGACAAGATCGGCATCGCCGTGTCCATCGGCTCCATCGGCGGCATCGGCATCAACACCGCCCACGAGCTGGGCCACAAGAAGGAGGCCAACGAGCGCTGGCTGTCCAAGATCGCGCTCGCCCAGGTGGCGTACGGCCACTTCTACATCGAGCACAACCGCGGTCACCACGTCCGCGTGGCCACGCCGGAGGACCCCGCATCGAGCCGGCTGGGCGAGAACTTCTACCAGTTCTGGCCACGCACCGTGCTCGGCTCGCTCAAGTCCGCCTGGCGGCTGGAGAAGCGCCGCTACGCGCGCAAGAAGCTGCACCCCTTCCGGCTCGGCAACGACGTGCTCAACGCCTGGTTGATGACCGCGGTCCTCTGGGGCGCGCTCATCGCCTGGCTCGGCATCGGCATCGCGCCGTACCTCCTGCTCCAGGCGGTCGTGGGCTTCTCGTTGCTCGAGGTGGTCAACTACATGGAGCACTACGGCATGCTGCGCCAGAAGGTCGGCGTCGGCGACCGCCAGCGGTACGAGCGCGTGCTGCCGAGCCACAGCTGGAACTCCAACAACATCGCGACCAACGTGCTGCTCTACCACCTCCAGCGCCACAGCGACCACCACGCCAACCCGACCCGGCGCTACCAGACGCTGCGCGACTTCGAGGAGAGCCCCGTGCTGCCGACCGGCTACGCCGGGATGATCGTGCTCGCTGCCGTCCCGCCGGTCTGGCGCCGGGTGATGGACCAACGCGTCGTCGACCACTTCGGCGGTGACGTGTCACTGGCCAACATCAGTCCCCGCAAGCGTGAGAAGTACCTGCAGAGGTATGGCGCCCAGCACGCCGCCGCGGAACGCGCCCGCGCCGAGGCGGCCGCCCAGGCCCTGCCCGGTGCCGCCACCGAGGTGCTCGCCGCGCGGTGCCCGGGCTGCGAGTACGTCTACGAGGTCGCCGCCGGTGACGAGCACGAGGGCTTCGCCGCGGGCACCGCGTGGGCCGACATCCCCGACGACTGGTGCTGCCCGGACTGCGGGGTGCGCGAGAAGGTCGACTTCGTACCGGTGGAGCCGGCGGCCCGCTGACTCGCACCCGCTCCGCACCACGCCGGCGCCGGGCCTCGCTCAGGCGTCGGCGTGGTGGACCGCGCGGTCCCTGCCCGCGGCCTTGGCCCGGTAGAGCGCCTGGTCGGCACGCTCGATGGTCGCCACGAGCGGCAGCGCCACCGGCGCGATTCCGTAGCTGATCGTCGGGAGCATCGTGGTGCCGACCAGCGCTCGCTTGGCCATGGCCCCGCTGATGTTCTCCACCACTGCATCGGCCCGCTCGCGGGTCGCCCCCGGCAGCAGGAGGATGAACTCCTCGCCGCCCCAGCGGCCCACCAGGTCGGTCTCGCGGACCAGCGAGCGGCAGACCTCGGCGAAGGTCATGATCGCCAGGTCGCCCGCAGAGTGCCCGAGCTCGTCGTTGATCTTCTTGAAGTGGTCCAGGTCCGCGAGGATGATGTGGCCGCCGACCTCCGGGTTGCTGGCGATCTCCTGCTCGGCCAGGCGGAGGAAGCCACCGCGGTTGAGCAGGCCGGTGAGCCCGTCATGCGCAGCGAGGTCGCGCAGCGCCTGCTTCTGCTGCTCCTCGCTCAGGGTCGACATGGTGAATGCGATCGCGACGGCGAGGCCGGTGAGGGCGAACGTCGCGAGCTCGCTGCCCAGGTACGTCGTGAAGGGCGGCGCGTCCGGACCCACCGCGAGGTAGGCCAGCCACCGCACTGCGTAGAGCGCCGCGACGACGGCACAGCACCCGAACAGGGCCCACAGGGACCTGCGATGGCCCAGTCCCTCAGCGGGGCCTTCCCACCCCAGAGGGCGCGCCACGAGCCACTGCTCCCGCGCCGCGAGGGACAGCAGGATCCAAGTCGCCGCGAGGAACCACCCGCCGGCCGGCCACAGCTTGGTCCCGGGGTCGTCGAACGCGGCCGTCACTCCGACCAATAGCGGCCCGGCGGCGATGCACCACCACGGCAGGGTGCGACCACGCAGGGTCCGGCTGGCGGCCCAGACGCAGCCGACTCCGGCGATGTAGAGCATGTTGCCCAGCGGGTTGGCCCAGACCTGGTGCACCGTTCCGATGAGCATGTACGACATGGCTCCGCCGAGGCACAACGCCACGGACAGGCACCACCAGCCGGCGTACGACGTCCGGTTGGTGCGGTAGGTGATGCCGTACGACAGCACCAGGACGAGGCACATGAGCATGATGTACGACGCCTGCAGGCTGGCGAGGTCGAACATCGCGGATCCTTCGCTACGGGACTGCGGAGTAGCAGCCGTGGAAGAACCGTAAGCGCGTGTATCGCGTCACGTCTTTGCTTTGCGATGTTGTCAGCCGAGGGGTAAATCCGGGCAACTGGGAGGGGGCGCTCAGGCCGTCCTGGCGTAGTGGATCGCGCGGTCGCGACCGGTCTCCTTGGCCACGTAGAGAGCCTGGTCCGCGTGCTCGATGGCCTCCGCGAGCGGCATCTCGGCCGGGGCGATGCCGAAGCTGACGGTCGGGAGGACGGTGCTGCCGGTGCGGGCGCGCCGCGCCATGGCCAGGCTGATGGTCTCCACCACGTCGTCGGCCCGCTCCGGGCTCGCGCCTGGCAGGAGCAGGATGAACTCCTCGCCGCCGTAGCGACCCACCAGGTCGGTGGAGCGGACCAGCGACTGGCACACCCCCGCGAAGGTCACGATGGCCCGGTCGCCGGCAGCGTGCCCGTGCGTGTCGTTGATCGTCTTGAAGTGGTCGAGGTCGGCCAGGATGAGCTGGCCGCCACCGCGGTGGCGCAGCAGCGCGTCCTCGGCCAGGTGCAGGAAGCCCTTGCGGTTGAGCAGCCCGGTGAGGCCGTCGTGCGCGGCGAGGTCGCGCAGCGTCCGCTTCTGCTGCTCGTCACAGACCGTGGACATGTTGAACGCCACCGCAGTCATCAGCACGACCAGCATCAGCGTGGACAGGTTCTCCCCGAACACCGTCGTGAACGGGGGCCGCTCGGGCCCGACGGCGATGAACGCCGTCCAGCGGCCGACGTAGAAGAGCGCGGCACCGGCGCACGCGGCGAACAGCCCCCAGACGGCCTGCCGGTAGACGCGTTGGTCCGACGTGCGTGTCGGCGGCACGGACCTCGCGAGGAACCACAGGTCCACCGAGGCCAGCGCCAGCAGGATCCAGATCGAGGCGAGCTGAGCGGCGCCCGCCGGCCAGGGAGTCGTGGCGGGGTCGTCCATCACTGCGAGGATCCCGACGAGGAGCGGGGCGACGGCCAGCCACCACCAGGGGGTACGTCGACCGCGCAGCGAGCGGCTCGCCGCCCAGATGCAGCCCATGCCCAGGGCGTCGAGCGTGATGGCGACGGGGTTGGCCCACACCCGCTGCGGGGTTCCGTCCCACAGGTAGAACACTCTCGCCAGAGCCTGCAACCCCAGGCTGGCACACCACCACCCGGCGTACGGGGCCCG
Protein-coding regions in this window:
- a CDS encoding MarR family winged helix-turn-helix transcriptional regulator codes for the protein MSHESGPAMPTGWAETESLLALREMIAVSERINRVVARRAQLGESELVTLSHLSREQIGPAEVARRLDVSTAAATGIVDRLVARGHVERRPHAGDRRRTELVITESGRGEVVAHLLPMFVALDRLDRSFSPEEREVVARYLRGVTGAYQAVLAEGSERPTV
- the ppgK gene encoding polyphosphate--glucose phosphotransferase; its protein translation is MTDHPFGIDFGGTGIKGAPVDLDKGDFAADRVRIATPRPATPDAVADVFREIVGRFPESTTPVGVTVPGVIRRGVVLSAANIDQSWIGVDADAVFTEALGRDVHVINDADAAGLAEVTFGAAKGHQGLVLLTTLGTGIGSALINDGVLVPNSELGHLFLDGEVAEKRAATSAREREGLSWEEWAVRLTAYYRHLERLFTPDLFVVGGGVSKAWADFGHLIDIETRIIPAELQNRAGIVGAALAGVSDSEGRASGSRHDR
- a CDS encoding AIM24 family protein, which encodes MQSELFDQGNLEIPDGQRFGLQNDQLLRVSLGPDVLAVKGAMVAYQGQVRFDHEKAGGMGKLLKKMVTSEDMPLMRVSGQGEVFFANEAGYVYLIQLDGGIQGGGDGISVNGRNLLAFDSTLEWDINRTKGAGMMAGGLFNTTVKGSGTVALCTVGKPVVLDCSQQPTYVDVNACVAWSANLVPSVVSSMNMKSMLRGGSGEAFQYSFHGPGFVVVQPSEWTASTQGGQKSGGGGGGIIGDLLGS
- a CDS encoding fatty acid desaturase, translated to MPGYPTRSVPDRLSPSGTVPEGTTALWKDRKRYLWLIGLVVPSLAFVALAGHALTGWGVWFWLGPIVILIVVPAIDLIAGLDRSNPPDDVIEALEADRYYRWITYLFLPIQYAGFIGAMAVIAGYDPFGIAGDISLIDKIGIAVSIGSIGGIGINTAHELGHKKEANERWLSKIALAQVAYGHFYIEHNRGHHVRVATPEDPASSRLGENFYQFWPRTVLGSLKSAWRLEKRRYARKKLHPFRLGNDVLNAWLMTAVLWGALIAWLGIGIAPYLLLQAVVGFSLLEVVNYMEHYGMLRQKVGVGDRQRYERVLPSHSWNSNNIATNVLLYHLQRHSDHHANPTRRYQTLRDFEESPVLPTGYAGMIVLAAVPPVWRRVMDQRVVDHFGGDVSLANISPRKREKYLQRYGAQHAAAERARAEAAAQALPGAATEVLAARCPGCEYVYEVAAGDEHEGFAAGTAWADIPDDWCCPDCGVREKVDFVPVEPAAR
- a CDS encoding GGDEF domain-containing protein, with translation MFDLASLQASYIMLMCLVLVLSYGITYRTNRTSYAGWWCLSVALCLGGAMSYMLIGTVHQVWANPLGNMLYIAGVGCVWAASRTLRGRTLPWWCIAAGPLLVGVTAAFDDPGTKLWPAGGWFLAATWILLSLAAREQWLVARPLGWEGPAEGLGHRRSLWALFGCCAVVAALYAVRWLAYLAVGPDAPPFTTYLGSELATFALTGLAVAIAFTMSTLSEEQQKQALRDLAAHDGLTGLLNRGGFLRLAEQEIASNPEVGGHIILADLDHFKKINDELGHSAGDLAIMTFAEVCRSLVRETDLVGRWGGEEFILLLPGATRERADAVVENISGAMAKRALVGTTMLPTISYGIAPVALPLVATIERADQALYRAKAAGRDRAVHHADA
- a CDS encoding GGDEF domain-containing protein; protein product: MLHTPSLYIALAVLMATVFVLFYFVTYRSSRAPYAGWWCASLGLQALARVFYLWDGTPQRVWANPVAITLDALGMGCIWAASRSLRGRRTPWWWLAVAPLLVGILAVMDDPATTPWPAGAAQLASIWILLALASVDLWFLARSVPPTRTSDQRVYRQAVWGLFAACAGAALFYVGRWTAFIAVGPERPPFTTVFGENLSTLMLVVLMTAVAFNMSTVCDEQQKRTLRDLAAHDGLTGLLNRKGFLHLAEDALLRHRGGGQLILADLDHFKTINDTHGHAAGDRAIVTFAGVCQSLVRSTDLVGRYGGEEFILLLPGASPERADDVVETISLAMARRARTGSTVLPTVSFGIAPAEMPLAEAIEHADQALYVAKETGRDRAIHYARTA